A stretch of Rickettsia rickettsii DNA encodes these proteins:
- a CDS encoding nucleotidyltransferase: MSVLILILQFIENADTLLKIDCVRFESTKISSELYKNILKEKKLYMSKINLKLEKFRKAFMTLEDIYLKPTTENRGLY; this comes from the coding sequence ATGAGCGTTCTGATATTGATATTGCAATTTATAGAGAATGCCGACACGCTTTTAAAAATAGATTGTGTAAGGTTTGAAAGTACTAAAATAAGCTCTGAACTTTATAAAAATATATTAAAAGAAAAAAAATTATATATGTCAAAAATAAACCTTAAACTTGAAAAATTTCGTAAAGCTTTTATGACGCTTGAAGATATTTATTTAAAACCGACAACAGAAAATAGGGGCTTATATTGA
- a CDS encoding HI0074 family nucleotidyltransferase substrate-binding subunit, translating into MGAYIDATIQRFEFTFELAWKFLKEYFSQKGTFLHYPKEVIKEAFVAGIINDESLWIYMLTDRNMISYTYDKKLADEIYNRIRNYVPELKKLLNIIDLKI; encoded by the coding sequence ATAGGGGCTTATATTGATGCCACTATACAAAGATTTGAATTTACTTTTGAACTCGCTTGGAAGTTTTTAAAAGAATATTTTTCTCAAAAAGGCACATTTCTTCACTATCCTAAAGAAGTGATAAAGGAAGCTTTTGTTGCCGGTATTATAAATGATGAGAGTTTATGGATTTATATGCTCACTGATCGTAATATGATATCTTATACTTACGATAAAAAGCTTGCTGATGAAATATATAACCGAATAAGAAATTATGTTCCTGAACTTAAGAAATTACTAAATATCATTGATTTAAAGATTTAA
- the ruvC gene encoding crossover junction endodeoxyribonuclease RuvC produces the protein MIILGIDPALGSLGWAVVAKETAQLKYLASGIIRTNSKDAMHHRLAFINSTLEKVILEYQPNMAAIEETFVNTNSVTSLKLGYARGAIMSLIGRYNLDMREFKPNTVKKTVTGYGHAEKDQMLHMIKLLLSGTALITNSDEADAVAIAYTCLVTKNY, from the coding sequence ATGATAATACTTGGAATTGATCCGGCACTTGGGAGTCTTGGATGGGCAGTAGTGGCAAAGGAGACCGCACAGTTGAAATATTTAGCTAGTGGTATTATTAGAACAAATAGTAAGGATGCAATGCATCATAGACTTGCTTTTATTAATAGTACATTAGAAAAAGTAATATTAGAATATCAACCAAATATGGCAGCGATTGAAGAAACATTTGTTAATACTAATAGCGTGACTTCTTTAAAGCTTGGATATGCTAGAGGGGCGATAATGTCGCTGATCGGTAGATATAATTTGGACATGCGCGAGTTTAAGCCAAATACGGTAAAAAAAACCGTAACAGGATATGGGCATGCAGAGAAAGACCAAATGTTGCATATGATAAAGCTTTTGCTGTCTGGCACTGCCTTAATTACCAATTCTGATGAAGCTGACGCCGTAGCGATTGCCTATACCTGCTTAGTTACAAAAAATTATTAA
- a CDS encoding RNA methyltransferase, producing the protein MNPIIILVAPQMGANIGATARAMKNFGLNELRIVAPRDGWPNEQARSNAVGAVNIIDHAKIFDSLEDSIKDLEYLYATTCIKRAMNKDYVFSQNLPLDYPNSEKVGIMFGRENNGLSNEEIAFANKIITINTTEFSSLNIAQAVIIICYELLRNSTPREDVHNIQKLATKEEIEHFLVNLFGKLDKAGFFKAPDKKTAMQQNITNIFTRINSLSSSEVQTLQGIIKSLNQ; encoded by the coding sequence ATGAATCCAATAATAATATTAGTTGCCCCGCAAATGGGTGCGAATATCGGTGCTACTGCAAGAGCAATGAAGAATTTTGGTTTAAATGAGCTTAGAATCGTGGCTCCAAGAGACGGTTGGCCTAATGAGCAAGCACGTAGTAATGCAGTCGGAGCGGTTAATATTATAGATCATGCAAAAATTTTTGATAGCCTAGAGGATAGCATTAAAGACCTCGAATATTTATATGCTACTACTTGCATTAAAAGGGCTATGAATAAAGATTATGTATTTTCACAAAATTTACCTTTAGATTATCCAAATTCTGAAAAAGTCGGGATAATGTTCGGACGGGAAAATAATGGGCTTAGCAACGAAGAAATCGCATTTGCTAATAAGATTATCACTATTAATACAACCGAATTTAGCTCATTAAACATTGCTCAAGCGGTTATTATTATATGCTATGAGTTGTTGCGTAATTCTACGCCCAGAGAGGATGTACATAACATTCAAAAATTAGCTACTAAAGAAGAAATAGAGCATTTTTTAGTAAATTTATTCGGCAAACTCGATAAAGCTGGATTCTTCAAGGCTCCCGACAAAAAAACTGCTATGCAACAAAATATCACTAATATATTTACACGTATAAATAGTCTCTCTTCCTCTGAAGTCCAAACTCTGCAAGGTATTATTAAATCTTTAAATCAATGA
- the era gene encoding GTPase Era, with product MTNRHLAKFAYREEFKGDTEALAAAVCEDASTGSTSKLPLEVKFGKMSNQKTVSVCIIGQPNSGKSTLLNRIIGEKLSIVTPKVQTTRSIITGIITLKDTQVILYDTPGIFEPKGSLEKAMVRCAWSSLHSADLVLLIIDSLKSFDDITHNILDKLRSLNIIPIFLLNKIDIESKYLNDIKAFLTENYPDSLLLPISALSGKNIDGLLEYITSKAKISPWLYAEDDITDLPMRFIAAEITREQLFLNLQKELPYKLTVQTEKWEDLKDKSVKINQVIVVSRESYKTIILGKNGSKIKEIGAKSRMQMERFFGFPVHLFLFVKVRELWENNQEFYQYMKI from the coding sequence AGGAGACACGGAAGCACTTGCCGCCGCAGTATGCGAGGATGCGAGTACTGGATCGACGTCTAAATTACCTCTAGAAGTGAAGTTTGGGAAGATGTCTAATCAGAAAACGGTATCGGTTTGTATAATCGGGCAACCTAATAGCGGAAAATCAACTTTATTAAACAGAATAATCGGTGAGAAGCTTTCAATTGTTACCCCAAAAGTTCAAACTACTAGGTCAATTATTACCGGTATTATTACCTTAAAAGATACACAGGTAATTTTATACGATACGCCCGGTATATTTGAGCCGAAAGGGAGCTTAGAGAAAGCAATGGTAAGATGTGCGTGGTCTAGTTTGCATAGTGCGGATTTAGTTCTGTTAATTATTGATAGTCTAAAGTCGTTTGATGATATAACGCATAATATTTTAGATAAGCTTCGCTCACTTAATATTATTCCGATATTTTTATTGAACAAAATAGACATCGAATCAAAATATCTAAATGACATTAAAGCTTTTTTAACAGAAAATTATCCTGATAGCTTGCTTTTGCCTATATCTGCTTTATCAGGCAAAAATATTGATGGATTACTTGAATATATAACAAGTAAGGCCAAAATTTCTCCTTGGCTTTATGCGGAAGACGACATAACGGATTTACCTATGCGTTTTATTGCAGCAGAAATTACAAGAGAGCAGTTATTTTTAAATTTGCAGAAAGAACTCCCTTATAAATTAACCGTACAAACCGAAAAATGGGAAGATCTTAAAGACAAATCCGTAAAGATTAATCAAGTTATAGTAGTTTCAAGAGAGAGCTATAAAACTATAATACTCGGTAAAAACGGCTCTAAAATCAAAGAAATAGGAGCAAAATCCCGAATGCAAATGGAGAGGTTTTTTGGATTTCCTGTTCATTTATTTTTATTCGTTAAGGTGCGTGAGCTGTGGGAGAATAATCAAGAATTTTATCAGTATATGAAGATATAA